From the Quercus lobata isolate SW786 chromosome 6, ValleyOak3.0 Primary Assembly, whole genome shotgun sequence genome, one window contains:
- the LOC115950238 gene encoding uncharacterized protein LOC115950238, with the protein MEEITDRCARLKLSVREDVEVAIHASLTEDGPVLIGKFYTKRIINLELVIRVLRSVWRAEHSFEASDLGENKVMFLFQSKDDMERVLLLSLWSFNQYLLLLHKLVRGEVIKDIKFDRSPFWIQIHELPIMCQTKEVGMSIGTTLGEVEKVDVNEKGFCLVSYLRITVSLDVSMPLCQGRKVRLGEYGRKWVDFRYKRLPIFCYLCGKIDHDERDCLMWIRSKDTLRPEEKQFGPWLHVSQDKN; encoded by the coding sequence ATGGAGGAGATTACAGATAGATGTGCTAGGTTAAAGTTGTCCGTGAGAGAAGATGTGGAAGTAGCAATCCATGCTTCATTGACAGAGGATGGACCTGTCCTCATTGGGAAGTTCTATACTAAGCGCATAATCAATCTGGAGTTAGTGATTAGAGTGCTGAGATCGGTTTGGAGAGCAGAACACAGTTTTGAGGCCAGCGATTTGGGTGAGAACAAGGTAATGTTCCTTTTCCAATCGAAGGATGATATGGAGAGAGTATTGTTGCTCAGTCTGTGGTCTTTCAATCAATATTTATTGCTCCTTCATAAGCTGGTGCGTGGTGAGGTGATAAAGGATATCAAGTTTGACAGATCACCATTTTGGATCCAAATACACGAATTGCCCATAATGTGTCAGACTAAGGAAGTGGGAATGAGTATTGGCACAACCTTGGGGGAGGTGGAGAAGGTGGATGTCAATGAGAAAGGATTTTGTTTAGTGAGTTATCTACGCATAACGGTTAGTCTAGATGTCTCCATGCCACTATGTCAAGGCCGTAAGGTGCGACTAGGTGAATATGGACGAAAATGGGTGGATTTCAGATACAAGAGGCTCCCAATATTCTGTTATTTGTGCGGAAAGATCGACCATGATGAACGAGACTGTCTGATGTGGATACGAAGTAAGGATACTCTAAGGCCAGAAGAGAAACAATTCGGTCCATGGTTGCATGTGTCGCAGGACAAAAACTAG